Proteins encoded by one window of Monoglobus pectinilyticus:
- a CDS encoding helix-turn-helix domain-containing protein: protein MNVQDRLNELLKKQNLSRYRLAKNSGIPEETLTNIFKRGSIPTIPTLEMICKGLNISLSEFFAEDDMIECSPELMELHDEWKFLTQKQKNLVLELIKEMRNKI, encoded by the coding sequence TTGAATGTACAGGATAGACTTAATGAACTGCTTAAAAAACAAAATTTATCACGGTATAGGCTTGCTAAAAACAGCGGAATACCAGAGGAAACATTGACAAATATTTTTAAGCGTGGAAGTATTCCAACAATTCCAACACTTGAAATGATTTGTAAGGGGTTAAATATTTCTCTTTCAGAATTTTTTGCAGAAGATGATATGATTGAGTGTTCTCCAGAGCTTATGGAACTACATGATGAATGGAAATTCTTAACACAAAAACAAAAAAATTTAGTTTTAGAATTAATAAAAGAAATGAGAAATAAAATATAA
- a CDS encoding glutamate synthase-related protein, translating into MAKYKCPICGFIFDEEAEGKTIDEIEFCPVCKHPASDFELIEESSDEPTEANEPDELESFKTKQENKIDLSYPREYERHDKTIRYMDEIHQMAVTGKSIISAMGTSRPMPNWDDILILGAQLNPPPLDEHAHVYTTTVIGKNAKRPMVIENPVYISHMSFGAMSKETKVALAKGSALAKTAMCSGEGGILPEEMQSAYKYIFEYVPNLYSVTDENLKNADAIEIKIGQGTKPGMGGHLPGEKVTPEIAEIRNKPLGQDVISPSKFSNINTREDLKDLVSELRERSDGRPIGIKIAAGKIEKDLEYCVFAEPDFITIDGRGGATGASPAIVRDSTSVPTVFALYRARKYLDSVKSDISLVITGGLRVSSDFAKAIAMGADAVAVASAGLIAAACQQYRICGSGMCPMGMATQDEELRSRFKEEPAVLRVANFLNCSLEELRTFARITGHENLHDMSVSDLCTTSREISEYTNILHC; encoded by the coding sequence ATGGCAAAATACAAATGTCCCATATGCGGATTTATTTTTGATGAAGAGGCTGAGGGAAAAACAATTGATGAAATCGAGTTTTGTCCGGTCTGTAAACATCCGGCCTCAGATTTTGAACTCATTGAAGAATCATCAGATGAGCCAACTGAAGCAAACGAACCTGACGAACTTGAATCGTTTAAAACTAAACAGGAAAACAAAATTGACCTTTCATACCCCAGAGAATATGAGCGGCACGATAAAACAATCAGATATATGGATGAGATTCACCAAATGGCGGTGACCGGAAAATCCATTATATCAGCTATGGGTACAAGCCGTCCAATGCCGAATTGGGATGATATACTTATACTCGGAGCACAGCTCAATCCTCCGCCGCTTGACGAACACGCCCATGTCTATACCACAACAGTAATAGGTAAAAACGCTAAGCGCCCAATGGTCATAGAAAACCCGGTCTACATATCGCATATGTCTTTCGGAGCAATGTCAAAAGAGACTAAAGTTGCGCTGGCAAAAGGGAGCGCGCTGGCAAAAACGGCAATGTGCAGCGGCGAGGGCGGAATTCTGCCTGAGGAAATGCAATCCGCTTATAAATACATATTTGAATACGTTCCTAACCTTTACAGCGTTACGGATGAAAACCTTAAAAATGCTGACGCAATAGAAATAAAAATCGGACAGGGAACAAAACCCGGAATGGGCGGACATCTTCCGGGAGAAAAAGTAACCCCTGAAATTGCCGAAATCAGAAACAAACCGCTGGGTCAGGATGTTATAAGCCCTTCCAAATTTTCAAATATCAATACAAGGGAAGACTTAAAAGATTTAGTTTCAGAACTTCGCGAACGCAGTGACGGCCGTCCGATAGGGATAAAAATTGCGGCAGGGAAAATAGAAAAAGATTTGGAATACTGCGTTTTTGCCGAGCCCGACTTTATAACGATTGACGGCAGGGGCGGAGCAACCGGAGCCAGTCCTGCAATAGTCAGGGATTCGACCAGTGTTCCGACCGTATTTGCTCTATATAGGGCAAGAAAATATCTTGATTCTGTCAAATCAGATATTTCATTGGTAATAACAGGCGGGCTGAGAGTATCGTCCGATTTTGCGAAAGCGATAGCAATGGGCGCCGATGCGGTTGCTGTAGCGAGCGCAGGTTTGATTGCCGCCGCCTGCCAGCAGTATCGGATATGCGGAAGCGGTATGTGTCCTATGGGAATGGCAACCCAGGACGAGGAATTGAGAAGCCGGTTTAAAGAGGAACCGGCAGTATTAAGGGTTGCTAATTTTCTCAACTGTTCTTTAGAAGAGTTAAGAACGTTTGCGCGCATAACAGGTCACGAAAATCTTCACGATATGAGTGTGTCAGACCTCTGCACCACCAGCAGGGAGATTTCAGAATATACAAATATTCTGCACTGCTGA
- a CDS encoding endonuclease MutS2 has product MEEKSLSTLEYTKILKSLSECAKNDDAKTMAEELKPSSDFREVERALAETDAAVTMSLKFGSPEILRVEPVDGAIKRLDVGGALSAAELLNVARLLKCIRNLKRYTKEQTGVLEEYFSELVSAKPIEDEINRAIVSEDEIADAASPALANVRRKMKNAGAKIKDSLDSMVRSGHYQKFLMDNIVTMRNNRYVVPVKAEHRSEVPGIVHDMSASGSTVFIEPSSVVNANNELHELEIKEKAEIEKVLYELSNKVAEISEQVKYNYETLILIDFIFAKAKLALDMKAVCPKLNTDGKIKIVKGRHPLIDKSKIVPIDVRLGDDFDVLVVTGPNTGGKTVVLKTIGLFCIMTQAGLHIPANDESEMPVFDDIFADIGDEQSIEQSLSTFSSHMKNIVHIVENAGPNSLVLFDELGAGTDPVEGAALATAIIESIRLIGAKIVATTHYSELKLYALSTDGIENASCEFDVETLSPTYKLLIGVPGKSNAFAISKKLGLPDSIIERSKEKLSDENIKFEDVLGSIEENRVSAQKAREEQERMRREIEQLKDELQREREKIDKKKDKIYDNARAKAEKIIKQAQEDTERMLEEIKQLQKEKRNKEAVRAMEEVRKELKLKEKSNVRPKNRRSGGVKSNVNLNTLKLGSNVLIIDLNDKGTVLSINKDNQTAVIQVGIMKITAKISNLVVLEDEKGSKPESYVAPKRSTGINTAMSGKTEVDLRGMTIGEAELEVDKFLDESVLSGLSEVSLIHGKGTGALRAGIHEYLRHHPHVRKYRLGRFGEGDIGVTIVELK; this is encoded by the coding sequence ATGGAAGAGAAATCATTATCAACTCTTGAATATACAAAAATTTTAAAGTCGCTTTCAGAGTGTGCTAAAAATGACGACGCAAAAACAATGGCAGAAGAATTGAAGCCGTCGTCAGATTTCCGCGAGGTGGAAAGGGCGCTTGCAGAGACAGATGCTGCGGTTACTATGTCGCTTAAATTTGGCTCGCCCGAAATATTAAGAGTAGAGCCGGTTGACGGAGCGATAAAGCGTCTTGATGTGGGCGGCGCACTTTCGGCGGCCGAACTTCTTAATGTGGCCAGGCTTTTAAAATGTATCAGAAATTTAAAGAGATATACTAAGGAACAGACAGGGGTGCTTGAGGAATATTTTTCTGAGCTTGTCTCCGCTAAACCTATAGAGGACGAGATAAACAGAGCGATTGTTTCTGAGGATGAAATTGCGGACGCGGCCAGTCCCGCTCTGGCTAATGTCAGAAGAAAGATGAAAAATGCAGGTGCCAAAATAAAGGACAGCCTTGACAGCATGGTTCGTTCCGGTCACTATCAAAAGTTTTTGATGGATAATATAGTAACTATGCGTAATAACCGGTATGTTGTTCCGGTTAAAGCCGAGCACCGCAGTGAGGTGCCCGGTATAGTTCATGATATGTCCGCCTCGGGCAGCACGGTTTTTATAGAGCCGTCGAGCGTTGTAAACGCCAATAATGAACTGCACGAACTGGAGATAAAAGAGAAGGCGGAGATAGAAAAGGTATTATATGAGCTGTCAAACAAGGTTGCTGAAATATCAGAGCAGGTCAAGTATAACTATGAGACTTTGATTTTAATAGACTTTATTTTTGCCAAGGCGAAGTTGGCTCTTGATATGAAAGCCGTCTGTCCGAAATTGAATACTGACGGCAAAATAAAAATTGTCAAGGGAAGACATCCGCTTATAGACAAGTCGAAAATAGTTCCGATAGATGTTCGGCTGGGCGATGATTTTGACGTTTTGGTGGTTACGGGACCCAATACCGGAGGTAAGACTGTTGTGCTTAAAACTATAGGCTTGTTTTGTATTATGACTCAGGCGGGGCTTCACATACCGGCCAACGATGAGAGCGAGATGCCTGTGTTTGATGATATTTTCGCTGATATCGGCGACGAGCAGAGCATAGAGCAGAGCCTTTCAACATTTTCATCACATATGAAGAATATAGTTCATATAGTAGAGAATGCAGGCCCGAATTCGCTTGTGCTTTTTGACGAGCTGGGAGCGGGAACCGACCCGGTTGAGGGAGCCGCTCTTGCCACGGCTATTATTGAAAGTATCAGGCTTATTGGCGCAAAGATTGTGGCTACCACTCATTACAGTGAACTGAAGCTATACGCGCTTTCGACCGACGGTATAGAAAACGCCTCCTGCGAGTTTGACGTTGAAACCCTTAGCCCTACTTACAAATTGTTGATTGGCGTGCCCGGCAAGAGCAACGCGTTTGCCATATCTAAAAAATTGGGTTTGCCGGATAGTATAATTGAGCGTTCAAAAGAGAAATTGTCAGATGAGAATATAAAGTTTGAAGATGTTCTCGGCAGTATTGAAGAAAACAGGGTTTCCGCTCAAAAAGCTAGAGAAGAGCAGGAGCGGATGCGCCGTGAAATAGAGCAGCTCAAAGATGAACTGCAAAGAGAGCGCGAAAAGATAGATAAGAAAAAGGATAAAATATATGATAACGCGAGAGCGAAAGCAGAAAAAATAATAAAGCAGGCTCAGGAAGATACGGAGAGAATGCTTGAAGAGATAAAACAGCTTCAAAAGGAAAAGCGGAATAAGGAAGCTGTCAGGGCAATGGAAGAGGTTCGCAAAGAGCTGAAACTCAAGGAAAAATCTAATGTACGCCCCAAAAATCGCAGGAGCGGCGGCGTAAAGTCGAACGTTAATTTAAACACTTTGAAACTTGGCTCCAATGTTCTGATTATAGACCTAAATGACAAGGGAACTGTTCTTTCGATAAATAAAGATAATCAGACAGCAGTAATTCAAGTTGGCATAATGAAAATCACTGCTAAGATTTCAAATCTAGTGGTGCTTGAAGATGAAAAGGGTTCAAAGCCTGAAAGCTATGTGGCTCCAAAGAGGTCGACAGGAATCAATACTGCAATGAGCGGAAAGACCGAAGTTGATTTAAGAGGTATGACAATAGGCGAAGCGGAGCTTGAAGTTGATAAGTTTTTGGATGAGTCTGTATTGAGCGGCCTCAGTGAAGTCAGCCTTATTCACGGAAAGGGCACAGGCGCGCTGAGGGCAGGGATTCATGAATATCTGCGGCATCATCCGCATGTCAGAAAATACCGCTTAGGCAGGTTCGGCGAGGGCGATATCGGCGTTACGATAGTGGAACTCAAATAG
- the recJ gene encoding single-stranded-DNA-specific exonuclease RecJ — translation MLKKKWILKEFDKARVVEISKNFNISPLTAIILYNRGIREDGQIKDFLARDLSGMHDPFLMKDMDKAVERILLAKKNNEKITIYGDYDVDGITSIAILYKYLKNMGLEVGFYVPDRMVEGYGVNRDALDKIKADGTAVIITVDTGITAIEEADYAKSIGIDFIITDHHECKESIPDVYAAIDPKRKDCEYPFKSLAGVGVVFKLIQALDSSEPIENLMDEYADLMCLGTVADISPLIDENRVIVTEGLKRFKTTKNIGLKALIDVSTNGKAITTSTIGYTIAPRINASGRLGCASTSVELFLTEDEEEAAKLADSLCHENTLRQQTEQKMFKEALEYIEQHPEIKDDDILVIPHENWHHGIVGIVSSKITEKYYKPSILFAVDGDSAKGSGRSIAGFNLFGALENCSGLLEKFGGHELAAGLTIKAENIEAFRKKINEYAKGRIEDMTLVPTISLDAQIKVPYITIDTVHDINKLQPFGVNNPTPSFSVRNIKIHRISVMSEGKHLRMTLYKDGKYLDTVGFGMGDYYSMFREGDYIDVAFALDINDYKGFQNVQLILKDMRKTEFKDAR, via the coding sequence ATGTTAAAGAAGAAATGGATACTTAAAGAATTTGATAAGGCAAGGGTGGTTGAAATTTCTAAGAATTTCAATATTTCACCTTTAACCGCGATTATCCTTTATAACCGTGGTATCCGTGAAGATGGGCAGATAAAAGATTTTCTTGCCCGTGACCTGAGCGGTATGCACGACCCATTCCTGATGAAGGATATGGATAAGGCTGTTGAAAGAATTCTTTTAGCTAAAAAGAATAATGAGAAAATCACTATTTATGGTGATTATGATGTTGATGGAATCACATCTATAGCGATTCTTTATAAGTATCTTAAAAACATGGGTTTGGAAGTGGGATTTTATGTTCCGGACAGAATGGTTGAAGGATACGGCGTAAACAGGGACGCTCTTGACAAGATAAAGGCTGACGGCACCGCTGTTATTATAACCGTGGATACCGGTATAACCGCCATTGAGGAAGCCGATTATGCTAAGTCTATTGGTATTGACTTTATAATAACCGACCATCATGAGTGTAAGGAAAGTATTCCTGACGTATATGCGGCTATCGACCCTAAGAGGAAAGACTGTGAGTATCCGTTTAAAAGTCTTGCCGGCGTTGGCGTTGTGTTTAAGCTTATACAGGCGCTTGACAGTTCTGAACCAATCGAAAATCTGATGGATGAATATGCGGACTTAATGTGTCTCGGCACGGTTGCTGATATTTCACCGCTTATAGACGAGAACCGTGTGATTGTAACCGAAGGATTAAAGAGATTTAAGACCACTAAAAATATAGGCTTAAAAGCGCTGATTGACGTGTCTACAAATGGCAAGGCAATCACAACCTCAACTATCGGATATACTATAGCTCCTAGAATCAATGCGAGCGGACGTTTGGGCTGTGCTTCCACAAGTGTGGAATTGTTCCTTACAGAAGATGAAGAGGAGGCGGCTAAGCTGGCTGATTCTCTCTGTCATGAAAACACGCTGAGACAGCAGACCGAGCAGAAGATGTTTAAAGAGGCGCTGGAATATATTGAACAGCATCCTGAAATTAAGGATGATGATATTTTGGTTATTCCTCATGAGAACTGGCACCATGGTATTGTCGGTATAGTTTCATCTAAGATTACCGAAAAATATTATAAACCGTCTATTTTGTTTGCGGTTGATGGAGATTCAGCAAAGGGCAGCGGCAGAAGTATTGCGGGATTTAATCTGTTTGGCGCTTTGGAAAACTGCAGCGGTCTTTTAGAAAAGTTCGGCGGTCATGAGTTGGCGGCAGGACTTACTATTAAGGCTGAGAATATTGAGGCTTTTAGAAAAAAGATTAACGAATATGCAAAGGGAAGAATTGAGGATATGACTCTTGTTCCTACTATATCTCTGGACGCTCAAATCAAGGTTCCTTATATAACGATAGATACTGTTCATGATATAAATAAGCTTCAGCCTTTTGGAGTAAACAACCCAACGCCGTCGTTTTCTGTCCGCAATATAAAGATTCACAGAATCAGTGTGATGAGCGAGGGCAAGCATCTGCGCATGACCCTTTATAAGGACGGAAAGTATTTGGATACCGTTGGTTTTGGAATGGGAGATTATTATAGTATGTTTAGAGAAGGCGACTATATTGACGTTGCTTTTGCTCTTGACATTAACGACTATAAAGGATTCCAAAATGTTCAGCTTATTTTGAAAGATATGAGAAAAACGGAGTTTAAAGACGCAAGATAA
- a CDS encoding RelA/SpoT family protein, whose amino-acid sequence MKGNELSTLIELIRKYNKTGDLSMVEKAYNFAVEKHDGQTRKSGEPFVNHPIQVASIIAEMEFDVESIVAALLHDVVEDTDSTREDIVREFGETVALLVDGVTKLDKIPYSSKEEQQIETLRKMFFAMAEDVRVIVIKLADRLHNMRTMKYMPEERQRAISRETLEVYAPLAHRLGMSKIKMELEDLSLRYIDPIGYYEIVDNIAQKREEREKYIGEIIEILQKKLDELHIKAHVVGRAKHFYSIYRKMFMQNKTIDELYDLFAVRVIVDTVSDCYAVLGMVHELFKPMPGRFKDYIAMPKPNMYQSLHSTLIGPNGTPFEIQIRTWEMHQIAENGIAAHWKYKEGKSGSSDMDDKLEWIKNLLEIQKDSTSPEDFMHTLKIDMFSDEVFVFTPKGDVVSLPAGSTPIDFAYRIHSAVGNRMTGAKVNGKIVPLSHELKNGDFIDVITSSVPHGPKIDWLKICKTSQARNKINQWFKKVNREENIEKGKETIEKELSKNSIPVKYINDESFISPLLKKYGFNGIMDLYAAVGYGSTNANRFVTRFLTECKNKQLQEMELTPAELNVPLKVKTTAKPNTSGVVVEGIDNCMVRFSHCCNPVPGDKIVGYVTRGRGVAVHRADCLNMIHAAASEQERNRLISVHWAGDTPPSSFQSMITITASDRVNLLVDILTVINDAKAPVTNVNARTGRNDLAIIEITTEISNTSQLDTIKRKLKALSGVISVSRSRQ is encoded by the coding sequence ATGAAAGGTAACGAGCTTTCTACTCTTATAGAGTTAATAAGAAAATATAATAAAACAGGCGATTTGTCCATGGTGGAAAAGGCGTATAATTTTGCTGTCGAAAAGCATGACGGGCAGACAAGAAAATCCGGCGAGCCTTTTGTTAACCACCCGATTCAAGTCGCTTCAATAATTGCTGAAATGGAGTTTGATGTGGAGTCTATAGTTGCCGCGCTGCTTCATGACGTTGTGGAGGATACCGACTCCACCAGAGAGGATATAGTCCGAGAATTTGGGGAGACTGTGGCTCTGCTGGTTGACGGTGTTACAAAGCTTGATAAAATACCATACTCTTCTAAAGAGGAACAGCAGATTGAGACCTTGAGAAAAATGTTTTTCGCTATGGCGGAAGACGTTAGGGTGATAGTTATAAAGCTGGCCGACAGGCTTCATAATATGAGAACGATGAAATATATGCCTGAGGAGCGTCAAAGGGCAATATCAAGAGAGACTTTGGAGGTTTATGCCCCTCTGGCTCACAGGCTTGGTATGTCAAAGATAAAAATGGAGCTAGAGGACTTGTCGCTCAGGTATATAGACCCTATAGGATATTATGAGATAGTTGACAATATAGCTCAGAAGCGTGAAGAAAGAGAAAAGTATATCGGTGAGATTATCGAAATACTTCAAAAGAAGCTGGATGAACTTCATATAAAGGCTCATGTTGTAGGCAGGGCAAAGCATTTTTATAGTATATACCGCAAGATGTTTATGCAGAATAAAACTATTGACGAGCTTTATGACTTATTTGCGGTTCGTGTTATAGTTGATACAGTTTCAGACTGTTACGCGGTGCTGGGTATGGTTCATGAACTGTTCAAGCCGATGCCCGGCAGGTTTAAAGATTATATAGCTATGCCTAAGCCGAATATGTATCAGTCGCTTCATTCAACGCTTATTGGACCTAACGGCACCCCGTTTGAAATTCAAATCAGAACATGGGAAATGCACCAAATAGCTGAAAACGGTATCGCCGCTCACTGGAAGTATAAAGAGGGGAAAAGCGGTTCCAGTGATATGGATGATAAGCTGGAATGGATTAAAAATCTGCTGGAAATTCAAAAGGACAGCACTAGTCCTGAAGATTTTATGCACACCTTAAAAATTGATATGTTCAGCGACGAAGTGTTTGTCTTCACACCAAAGGGCGACGTTGTCAGTCTTCCTGCAGGCTCAACCCCAATTGACTTTGCCTATAGGATACACAGCGCAGTCGGCAATAGAATGACCGGTGCAAAAGTCAACGGAAAGATTGTGCCGCTTTCGCACGAGCTTAAAAATGGTGATTTTATTGATGTCATAACCAGTTCGGTTCCGCATGGACCGAAAATTGACTGGCTTAAAATCTGCAAGACGTCTCAGGCTAGAAACAAGATAAACCAATGGTTTAAAAAGGTAAACCGTGAGGAAAATATAGAAAAGGGAAAAGAGACTATAGAAAAGGAACTGTCTAAAAACAGTATTCCTGTCAAATATATAAATGATGAATCCTTTATTAGCCCGTTACTAAAGAAATACGGATTTAACGGTATAATGGATTTGTATGCGGCTGTGGGATACGGAAGCACAAATGCTAATCGATTTGTAACCAGGTTTCTGACCGAATGCAAAAATAAACAGCTTCAGGAAATGGAGCTTACTCCTGCAGAGCTCAATGTTCCGCTGAAGGTGAAGACCACGGCCAAACCCAATACAAGCGGCGTTGTGGTTGAGGGTATAGATAACTGCATGGTTAGGTTTTCACACTGCTGCAACCCGGTTCCGGGAGATAAAATAGTCGGTTATGTTACTCGCGGCAGAGGCGTTGCCGTTCATAGAGCGGACTGTCTGAATATGATACATGCCGCTGCGTCTGAGCAGGAGCGGAACAGATTGATTTCTGTTCATTGGGCAGGCGATACTCCGCCGTCTTCGTTCCAGTCGATGATTACGATAACCGCTTCAGACAGGGTTAATCTGCTGGTTGATATACTGACTGTTATAAACGATGCAAAAGCGCCTGTAACTAATGTTAACGCCAGAACCGGCAGAAACGATTTGGCTATAATAGAAATAACGACCGAAATTTCAAATACGAGTCAGCTTGACACTATAAAGAGGAAACTTAAAGCTCTCAGCGGAGTTATATCGGTCAGCAGGAGCAGACAGTAA
- a CDS encoding MBL fold metallo-hydrolase: MIIKRLILGPVATNCYIFLDEDSKEAAVIDPSADHESILNLIKENGYKLKKIFLTHGHYDHIGGLSGLLEAEPEAKVYAHEKSAEVLGEPRVNLSGELGRKEETFKADIALKDGDIIPFGKDEFKVIYTPGHTIDGICLVIDGKVFCGDTIFRFSVGRTDFPTGDMSQEVQSIKTKIMPFDDSVRLYPGHGEPTTVGDERRGNPYLR, from the coding sequence ATGATAATAAAAAGATTGATTTTAGGACCTGTTGCAACAAACTGTTATATTTTCTTGGATGAAGACAGCAAAGAGGCGGCGGTTATAGATCCGTCAGCCGACCATGAGTCTATTTTGAATTTAATAAAAGAAAATGGCTATAAGCTTAAAAAAATATTCCTGACCCATGGTCACTATGACCATATAGGAGGACTGTCCGGGTTATTAGAAGCGGAGCCTGAGGCTAAGGTTTACGCCCATGAAAAAAGCGCTGAGGTTCTTGGCGAGCCGCGCGTTAACCTATCCGGTGAGCTTGGCAGAAAAGAAGAAACTTTTAAGGCGGATATTGCGTTAAAAGACGGAGATATTATTCCGTTTGGAAAAGATGAGTTTAAAGTTATTTATACACCTGGTCATACAATAGACGGAATCTGTTTGGTTATAGACGGAAAAGTTTTCTGCGGCGATACCATATTTAGATTCAGCGTTGGCAGAACCGATTTCCCTACGGGGGATATGAGCCAGGAGGTTCAGTCGATTAAGACAAAGATAATGCCGTTTGATGACAGCGTTCGTCTGTATCCGGGACATGGGGAACCTACTACAGTTGGAGACGAGCGCCGCGGAAACCCATACTTGAGATAG
- the hemZ gene encoding coproporphyrinogen dehydrogenase HemZ, with translation MSEITDETKSPWGILTGIRPAKIATKLLDEGMSDDEVISYFINECGTTYEKASLALEAARALRPIRDDMYRDGVSIYIGIPFCPSRCLYCSFVTNGTKQAAALMPEYIEALKKEIKYTADIISHNGTPVETVYIGGGTPTTLTPRLLEEMIDCLYDNCDLSKMKEFTVEAGRPDTITEEKLKVLKKYNVDRISINPQSMNDSTLKIIGRAHSADDIREAMKMARHCGFDNINMDVIAGLPGEDMEMFKYTLSEVEKLEPEDTTVHTMSIKRSSRLNEYLDEYDLAKGELVAEMVSYARKYLAERGKFPYYMYRQKNQLGNLENVGYSKPGFESLYNLYIMEEIQTIISLGCGGVTKTVDLETNRIERIFNVKEAKDYIERLDEMLHRKDVLRRI, from the coding sequence ATGTCAGAAATTACAGATGAAACAAAATCCCCTTGGGGAATATTGACGGGTATACGTCCGGCTAAAATTGCCACTAAGCTTCTTGACGAGGGCATGAGCGATGACGAGGTAATAAGTTATTTTATAAATGAGTGCGGTACCACATATGAAAAAGCGTCTCTTGCCTTAGAGGCGGCGAGAGCATTGCGTCCGATACGTGATGATATGTATCGAGACGGGGTGAGCATTTATATAGGTATACCGTTTTGCCCGAGCAGGTGTCTTTACTGCTCTTTTGTTACCAACGGCACAAAGCAGGCGGCGGCTCTTATGCCTGAGTATATAGAGGCGCTGAAAAAGGAGATAAAGTATACGGCTGATATAATAAGCCATAACGGAACCCCGGTTGAAACCGTATATATCGGCGGCGGAACTCCTACAACTCTTACGCCCAGGTTGCTTGAAGAGATGATAGACTGTCTCTATGACAATTGTGACCTTTCAAAAATGAAGGAATTCACTGTTGAGGCAGGTCGTCCTGATACCATAACGGAAGAAAAACTAAAGGTTTTAAAGAAGTATAATGTGGACAGGATAAGCATAAACCCACAGTCTATGAATGACAGCACACTTAAAATAATCGGCAGGGCACACAGCGCCGATGATATACGTGAAGCTATGAAAATGGCAAGGCACTGCGGATTTGATAATATAAACATGGACGTCATTGCAGGTCTGCCGGGTGAGGATATGGAAATGTTTAAGTATACCTTAAGCGAGGTTGAGAAGCTGGAACCCGAGGATACCACGGTACATACAATGAGTATAAAGCGGTCGTCAAGGCTGAATGAGTATTTGGACGAGTACGATTTGGCAAAAGGCGAGTTGGTTGCGGAAATGGTGTCATATGCCAGAAAGTATCTGGCGGAGAGAGGAAAGTTTCCGTATTATATGTACCGACAGAAAAATCAGCTTGGAAACCTGGAAAACGTCGGGTATTCAAAACCCGGGTTCGAGTCTCTCTATAATCTTTATATTATGGAGGAGATACAGACTATAATCTCTTTGGGCTGCGGCGGTGTGACCAAAACTGTTGACCTTGAGACAAACCGTATAGAGCGGATATTTAACGTTAAAGAAGCGAAGGACTATATTGAGCGCCTGGATGAAATGCTTCATAGAAAAGATGTTTTAAGACGAATATAA